The following are encoded together in the Flavihumibacter fluvii genome:
- a CDS encoding DUF2130 domain-containing protein, which translates to MLTKIKCPNCGHEFPLDEALNDELKEAIEEQKKELRQQMIDYRNKKEEELRVKEEAFEQFKRTQEDRFHVQLQAELKKQNQQLEESIRKSTQADFENQLRMLTYSNKDNEEKLRLARQKELEFLKLEQELKNKEAELDIVLQRRLQEERGKLSEELRKIEEQKIAAKENEFSMRLKELEKQLEDQKKLAEEMRRKAEQGSMQLQGEVQELALEEMLKSTFPFDIISEVGKGVRGADCIQTVRNPFGQECGRIIYESKRTKGFTADWIDKLKADMRSQGADIAILVTQTMPADLDQFGEKNGIWICSFGDVKPLVQVLRDGIIRVYNATKNQENRGDKMHMLYDYLTSNEFSEQWKAIREGFMSMKLSIQRERDAMEKLWKSREKQLEKVLLNAAHVRGSIEGIAGADVVNLNLLENDEPAELGE; encoded by the coding sequence ATGCTTACTAAAATCAAATGCCCGAATTGCGGCCATGAGTTCCCTCTTGATGAGGCCTTGAATGATGAGCTGAAAGAAGCCATCGAAGAACAGAAAAAGGAACTGCGGCAGCAAATGATTGACTACAGGAACAAAAAGGAAGAAGAACTCCGGGTAAAGGAAGAAGCTTTCGAACAATTTAAACGGACCCAGGAAGACCGATTCCATGTGCAATTACAGGCCGAATTGAAAAAACAGAACCAGCAACTGGAAGAAAGCATCCGCAAATCTACGCAGGCAGATTTTGAAAACCAGTTAAGGATGCTCACGTATAGCAACAAAGACAATGAAGAGAAGCTTCGGCTTGCCAGGCAGAAGGAACTGGAATTCCTGAAACTCGAACAGGAACTAAAGAATAAGGAAGCCGAACTCGATATTGTATTACAACGCAGGCTCCAGGAAGAGCGGGGCAAATTATCTGAGGAATTGCGAAAGATCGAAGAACAAAAAATAGCTGCGAAGGAAAATGAATTTAGCATGCGTCTGAAAGAACTTGAAAAACAATTGGAAGACCAGAAAAAGCTGGCTGAGGAAATGCGGCGAAAAGCAGAGCAGGGTAGTATGCAATTGCAGGGTGAGGTACAGGAACTGGCGTTGGAAGAAATGCTGAAATCCACCTTCCCCTTCGACATCATCAGTGAAGTAGGCAAAGGGGTCCGCGGCGCTGATTGTATTCAAACGGTGCGGAACCCCTTCGGCCAGGAATGTGGCCGTATCATTTATGAAAGTAAACGCACGAAGGGGTTCACGGCAGACTGGATCGACAAATTGAAAGCTGATATGCGGAGCCAGGGGGCGGACATTGCCATCCTGGTTACCCAAACCATGCCAGCCGACCTGGATCAGTTTGGTGAAAAGAATGGTATCTGGATCTGCAGTTTCGGCGATGTAAAACCATTGGTACAGGTCCTTCGTGATGGCATCATCAGGGTATACAATGCGACCAAAAACCAGGAGAATCGCGGCGATAAAATGCATATGCTCTACGACTACCTCACCAGTAATGAATTCAGCGAACAATGGAAAGCGATCAGGGAAGGTTTTATGAGCATGAAATTATCGATACAACGGGAACGCGATGCGATGGAAAAACTCTGGAAGAGCCGGGAGAAACAACTGGAAAAGGTTTTATTGAATGCGGCCCATGTACGTGGCAGTATTGAAGGCATTGCCGGAGCCGATGTGGTTAACCTGAATCTCCTGGAAAATGATGAACCGGCAGAATTAGGGGAATAA
- a CDS encoding PVC-type heme-binding CxxCH protein, producing MKFSTRCHAGQIIGLSIFFAITIVSCKNNSTETREIAKADSLTEEQKHLPANALKGLGVAPGLEVMPFASEPMLQNPTNMDVDEKGRVWVTEAYNYRPSVNGNPTNALGDRIMILEDTDGDGHADTARVFYQGPELNAPLGICVLGNRVIVSQSPFVWSFYDDNGDDKADRKEIMFQGIGGEQHDHGAHAFSFGPDGKLYFNFGNEGKTLKDKNGKAILDQDGDVIGPKKYQQGMVFRCDPDGSHVECLGDNFRNPYEVAVDSYGALWQSDNDDDGNRGTRINFVMPYGNYGYTDEMSGASWQSNRTNMEDSIPFRHWHLNDPGEVPNLLQTGAGSPTGLIVYEGNLLPKTFQNQMIHCDAGTNVVRAYPVKKDGAGYTARIENILHGDNDPWFRPSDVTVAPDGSLFIADWYDPGVGGHGAGDQVRGRIYRVAPTGVKYVQPNLDYASVEGAIEALFNPNLSVRHHAYTSLQHMGVKAIPALEKSWKENRDSRKRARALWALLKMPGTDTKRYLTEAMNDDQPDLRCMAIRAAVQLKEIELLLPAAVMDKDISIRREAALALHHQSNTQAAAWWTDLATQHDGKDRWYLEALGIGADGQWDRFFPAYLARIKDPLATAASRDIVWRARTDQSLPYLAKLAAESGVPIKDRLRYFRAFDFHSGKAKPGLLLNMIRENTGNDVVFNKLVLHALDSRSVMQSEIAQKALDQVLDSVDGTSEFVDLVGQYAVKTRNKSLLKLAISKYDEELGNDAAGLLLKFGGKGLVLDVIRGSSKDTAATPLLLGSIGNDGSASSVDFLQEVTLSDKFDMELRKLAASKIGTSGNGEKRVLELLKQHKVPDELIPPVVASVSGAWMKSVRDEAAGYLPDRGIKMVAKKAPVIEQIRSLTPVPEKGKEVFMNSCSTCHMVAGKGYDFGPDLSEIGTKLPKEGLLESIVHPSAAIGFGYEGWSFTLKDGTAFSGIIVSKTETDIEVKFPGGSRKKFKSGTVQTMTEMKSSMMTEGLYENISNQDLANLLDYLASLKRK from the coding sequence ATGAAATTTAGCACCAGATGCCATGCCGGACAAATCATCGGATTGTCCATTTTTTTTGCCATCACAATAGTGTCCTGCAAAAATAATTCTACCGAAACCAGGGAGATTGCAAAGGCCGATTCATTAACAGAAGAACAGAAACACCTGCCTGCAAATGCGTTGAAAGGTTTAGGCGTGGCACCCGGACTGGAAGTTATGCCATTTGCATCGGAACCTATGTTACAGAATCCAACTAATATGGATGTGGATGAAAAGGGCAGGGTATGGGTAACTGAAGCCTATAATTACCGGCCTTCAGTGAATGGCAATCCAACAAACGCATTGGGCGACCGCATCATGATACTGGAAGACACTGACGGTGACGGGCATGCTGATACTGCCAGGGTATTTTACCAGGGACCTGAACTCAATGCACCACTAGGAATCTGTGTTTTAGGCAATCGGGTAATAGTTTCGCAAAGCCCTTTCGTATGGTCATTTTACGATGATAATGGGGATGATAAGGCAGATCGTAAGGAAATCATGTTCCAGGGTATTGGCGGTGAGCAACACGATCATGGAGCACATGCATTTAGTTTTGGTCCGGATGGTAAACTCTATTTCAATTTTGGAAATGAAGGGAAAACATTAAAGGATAAAAACGGAAAGGCAATACTGGACCAGGATGGTGATGTAATTGGACCAAAGAAATACCAGCAGGGTATGGTCTTCAGGTGTGACCCGGATGGCTCACATGTGGAATGCCTGGGAGATAATTTTCGCAATCCCTATGAAGTGGCGGTGGATAGTTATGGTGCCTTATGGCAGAGTGATAATGATGATGATGGTAACCGGGGTACCAGGATCAATTTTGTTATGCCCTATGGAAATTATGGGTATACCGATGAAATGTCAGGGGCTTCCTGGCAATCGAACCGCACAAATATGGAAGACTCCATTCCATTCCGGCACTGGCACCTGAATGACCCGGGTGAAGTGCCGAACCTTTTGCAGACCGGTGCCGGATCTCCAACCGGACTTATTGTTTATGAAGGCAACTTGTTGCCAAAGACTTTTCAGAACCAGATGATTCACTGTGATGCGGGAACCAATGTGGTACGGGCTTACCCTGTAAAAAAAGATGGCGCGGGATATACCGCCAGAATTGAAAATATCCTGCATGGGGATAATGATCCCTGGTTCAGGCCTTCTGATGTAACCGTTGCTCCGGATGGTTCACTGTTCATTGCTGACTGGTACGACCCGGGTGTTGGTGGTCATGGTGCGGGTGACCAGGTACGCGGTAGGATATATAGGGTGGCACCAACCGGTGTGAAGTATGTCCAGCCCAATTTAGATTATGCCAGCGTAGAAGGAGCCATAGAAGCCCTTTTTAATCCAAACCTGTCGGTACGCCACCATGCTTATACAAGTTTGCAACATATGGGTGTGAAGGCAATTCCGGCCCTCGAAAAAAGCTGGAAAGAAAACCGGGATTCCCGGAAACGTGCAAGGGCATTGTGGGCTTTGTTGAAAATGCCAGGGACGGATACTAAAAGATACCTGACGGAAGCCATGAATGATGATCAGCCAGACCTTCGGTGCATGGCTATCAGGGCGGCTGTACAACTGAAAGAAATCGAATTGTTGCTGCCGGCAGCAGTGATGGATAAGGACATCAGCATCCGTCGTGAAGCTGCTTTAGCACTGCACCACCAGTCAAATACACAGGCAGCGGCCTGGTGGACCGACCTTGCTACGCAACACGATGGAAAGGACCGCTGGTACCTTGAGGCATTAGGTATTGGGGCCGACGGGCAATGGGACCGCTTTTTTCCTGCCTATCTTGCCCGGATCAAGGACCCTTTAGCAACTGCTGCTTCCAGGGATATTGTTTGGAGGGCACGCACAGATCAGTCCTTACCTTACCTGGCTAAACTTGCGGCAGAATCCGGAGTTCCCATAAAGGACCGCCTAAGGTATTTCAGGGCATTTGATTTCCATTCAGGTAAGGCTAAACCAGGATTATTGCTGAATATGATCAGGGAAAATACCGGCAATGATGTAGTGTTTAACAAACTGGTATTGCATGCTCTGGATAGTCGCTCCGTAATGCAATCAGAAATTGCACAAAAAGCATTAGACCAGGTATTGGATTCGGTTGATGGTACCAGTGAATTCGTGGATTTAGTGGGCCAGTATGCTGTAAAAACACGGAATAAAAGCCTGCTCAAACTGGCTATTTCCAAATATGATGAAGAGTTGGGTAATGATGCAGCAGGTTTGTTATTGAAGTTTGGCGGGAAAGGCCTTGTCCTGGATGTGATCCGCGGATCTTCGAAAGATACTGCAGCTACACCGTTACTACTTGGTTCAATCGGTAATGACGGATCTGCCAGTTCGGTTGATTTTTTGCAGGAAGTTACCTTGTCCGACAAATTTGATATGGAATTAAGAAAGCTGGCAGCTTCTAAAATCGGAACCAGCGGAAATGGCGAAAAGCGTGTACTCGAGTTACTAAAGCAGCACAAAGTACCTGATGAATTAATACCGCCAGTTGTAGCCAGTGTAAGTGGTGCCTGGATGAAATCTGTACGCGATGAAGCAGCCGGTTACCTGCCAGATAGAGGTATAAAGATGGTAGCAAAAAAAGCACCAGTCATAGAGCAGATCAGGTCATTAACACCAGTTCCGGAAAAAGGGAAGGAAGTGTTTATGAATTCCTGCTCAACCTGCCATATGGTAGCAGGGAAGGGATATGATTTTGGCCCTGATCTTTCTGAAATCGGTACCAAATTACCCAAGGAAGGCCTGCTCGAATCTATCGTCCACCCCTCGGCTGCGATCGGTTTCGGGTATGAAGGCTGGTCCTTCACTTTAAAGGATGGCACAGCTTTTTCAGGCATCATCGTAAGTAAAACTGAAACTGACATTGAAGTAAAATTTCCAGGCGGTAGTCGTAAGAAATTCAAATCCGGCACCGTGCAAACCATGACAGAAATGAAAAGTTCGATGATGACAGAGGGCTTATATGAAAACATCAGCAACCAGGATCTGGCCAACCTGCTTGATTACCTGGCTTCCCTGAAAAGGAAATAA